GCGGCCAGAAGCGCTGCCTCGTGGCCGCCCGTCGCCTCGCAGACCAGAAGCGCTCCGGCCGGGTCCGGCATCACCTCGGCAAGGGCCCGGCGCAAGGCTTTCGGGGTGTTGTCGAGGCAGCGCGTTTGGCCGCTCAGGGTATCGAACAGGGTGATGCTGTCCTTGCCGACATCGCAGCCAAGGACGCGCAGGTCGTTGGATCGGTTGGTCATCGGGATTATGCTCCGTCGTGCTTGCGATTGTCTGCGGGCGTCAAACCCTGGCAACACATCAAGCGATTGCGGAAAGCGGACGGGCGACCCGGATGACGGCGGGTGTCTTCACCCGATTGCGAGACGGCCGACCCATCCGCGCCGGGTCCGGAGCGGCCGCCCCGGACCCGGCATCGCCATCTGCGGCGACACAACGATCCTAACCAACTTCAAACAGACAATTGCGAGGGTCCGAAGGACGGGGAGCGGCGGGTGACGCGAGCCAGGTAAGGCCGACGCGGCAATCCATGCAGCCTTTCGACATCACTCTTTCGCCGGCAACCTACCCCGGCCTATCCGACCTCGAAATGCTCCCTGAGCGCGTGCCAGGTGGCCTCGTCCGGCGCCAGAAGCAGCATGCCGTCCTCGCGGGCCGGGCTGTAGGGGCGGCCGTCGACGAGGGCGGCGTGGCCGCCGGCTTCGCGGAAGATGAGTTCGCCCGCCGCGTGGTCCCAGGGCCGGATGTGCGGCGTCAGCAGGAACGACGCGCTGCCGAGGGCCAGCATGCGGTATTCGTAGGCGGAGCAGCGCAGGGTCAGCACCCGGTGGAAGGCGGCAAGCTTTTGCGCCATTCGGGCCTTCTCCACCTCGTCCTCGAACAGGAAGATGGAGAAGAAACCGACGGCGTGTCTGAAATCCTCGACGGGCGTGACCGACAGGCGCCGGCGGGCGCCTTTTGCGTTGCCGTACCAGGCGCCAAGCCCCTCGATCGCGCAAACCCAGTCGTCGCCGAGCGGGTCGTAGACGATACCGAGCTTCGTGCGCCCGCCCTCGGCGACCGCGAGCATGACGCCGAAGAGCGGCAGGCCGTCGACGAAATTCCAGGTGCCGTCGATGGGGTCGATGATGACCGACCGTTCTGCATCGGCGATTTTTTCCAGAAGGCCCGGGTCGTCGGCGACGGCCTCCTCGCCGATCACTGTGGCCAGCGGGAAGGCGTCGCGGACGCGGGCGGTAATCACCTCTTCGGCGCGCCGGTCGGCCTTGGTGACGAAATCGCTGGCGTGCGCCTTGGTGTCGATGGCATCGCCAGGAAGGTTGCGGAAGAGCGGCACGATCTCGTCGCTTGCGGCCTGGCGGACGATATCGATGAGGGTGGCGAGGGTCGCCTCGGAGAAATCCATGTCATGCGGTCCGATGGCAGGCGGGAGGAGGGCGCGCGATTCGCGGCGCCCGTATTGTTGCCGGCCATCATAAGGATTCCATGACGGCCCGCCAGCGGGCCGACTGCCGCGCCGCCGGCAGTTCCCGCCCGCCTCAGCCCTTTCCGTCTTCCAGGATCATGGCGCTGGCTTTCTCGCCGATCATGATCGTCGGGGCGTTGGTGTTGCCGGAGACGATGGTCGGCATGATCGAGGCATCGGCGACCCTGAGGCCCTCGATGCCGTGGACGCGCAGGCGGTCGTCGACGACGGCGCCCGCGTCATGGCCCATCTTGCAGGTGCTGGTCGGGTGATAGATCGTCTGGGAGATGTTGCGGGCGGCTTCCAGCAGGTTGTCTTCGCCGTCGACCTCGGCCCCAGGCACCTTTTCAGCGACTATGAACGACGAGAGGGCCGCGGTTCCGACGAGGCGGCGGGAAAAGCGCATGGCGTCGACCACCGTTTCCTGGTCGCGCAACGCGGAAAGGTAATTGGGAAAAATCTTCGGATAGGTGCGCGGGTCGGGCGCGGCGATGGCGATGCGGCCGCGGCTTTCCGGGCGCAACTGGCAGACCGAGGAGGTGATGCCGGAGAAGCGGTGCATCTCGATGCCGGGCTTGTCGGCGGAGAGCGGCTGGACGTGGAACTGGATGTCCGGCGTTTCCAGTTCCGGGCGGGTCTTGGCGAAAATGCAGACCTGGCTGGCGCCCATCGCCATCGGGCCGGAACGCTTCAGCACGAATTGCAGGCCGATCATGCCGCGGCGGATCAGGTTGTTGATCTCGTCATTGAGGGTCGGGACGTTGACCTCGTAGATCATGCGCACCTGCAGATGGTCCTGCAGGTTCTCGCCGACGCCGGCAAGGTCGCGCACGATGGGGATGTCCATCTCCTGCAGCAGCGCGCCCGGACCGATGCCGCTGAGCTGCAGGATCTGCGGCGAGCCGATGGCGCCGGCGGACAGGATCACCTCGCCGCCGGCCCTCAGCGTCGCGAGCCGCGGCTCGTTGCCGACGGCGTAGCGGATGCCGTCGACCCGCTCGGGCGCCTCGTTCGCGAACACCAGCCGCTCCACATGGGCGTGGGTCACGATCTCCAGGTTTGGTCGGTTCTTAGCCGGCTTCAGAAAGGCCGTGGCAGACGAACAGCGCAGGCCGTTTTTCGCGGTGAGCTGGAAGTAGCCGGCGCCCTCCTGGCTGGCGCCGTTGAAGTCGTCGGTGCGCGGCACGCCGAGTTCCTCGGCGGCGGCGATATAGGCATCGCAGATGTCGCGCCGGGCGCGCAGATTGGTGACGGAGAGCTCGCCGTCGGCGCCGTGGAAATCGTCGCTGCCGCGCTCCTGGTGTTCCGACCTGCGGAAGAACGGCAGTACGTCGTCATAGGACCAGCCGACATTGCCGAGCTGGCGCCAGTGGTCGTAATCCTCGCGCTGGCCGCGGATATAGAGAAGGCCGTTGATGGAGGAGGAGCCGCCGAGCACCTTGCCGCGCGGCCATTGCAGGCTGCGCCCGTTGAGGCCCGGATCGGGCTCGGTCTTGAAGCACCAGTCGGTCCTGGGATTGTGCAGGGTCTTGAAATAGCCGACCGGCACATGGATCCAGGGATTGGTGTCGCGGCCGCCGGCCTCCAGGAGCAGAACGCGTTTCTTCGGATCGGCCGACAGGCGGTTGGCGAGGACGCAGCCGGCGGATCCGGCGCCGACGACGATGTAATCGTACTCCATGGACGGCTCCCAAAATTTTTATCGACATTTTTTATCGGCCGCGTGAATGCGGTCCACTTTTGGCGTTTACATTACAATGCATATAGCATTAATATTGAGACTGTCAGTCTCAAAAAAACATAATTTTGCTCAACGCATATGCAAACGACACGCATATGCAGGCGATAACAGGGAGGAAGCCGATGCTGACAGCATCCGAGAAGCTCAAGGGAATTTCACGCCGCGACATACTGCGCCTCACCAAGCAGTTCGGGATCACCTCGACGCTGGTCGCGGCTGGCGGCCTGACCGGCACCGTAACGCTGTCGCGTCTCGCCGAAGCGGCGAACTCCACCTACGAAAAGCGCTTCAAGACGCCGGCCAAGCACACCTGGAAATTCGGTGCGGCCGGCTTCAACGAGCGCAATCTCCTGATCGAGCGCGCCGGCTGCCTGGAATTCGTGCGCGACATCGAGGAGCGCTCGGACGGCGCCATCCGCATCGAGTTCATCGGCTCCAACCAGATGTGCGGCCAGCTCGACTGCGTGAAGAAGACCCAGCAGGGCATCACCGACGTGTTCTCTGCCTCGACCCAGAACTCGGCCGGCGGCGCGCCCTATCTCAACGTCCTCGACTACGCCTACATGTTCCCGACCCGGGCCTCGCAGTACTACTTCTTCTACCATCCGGGCAGCGAGAAGGTGCTGCGCGAGCCGCTGCGCAAGCGCCACGGCCTGCAGTTCCTGTTCACCCACTGCGAGCTGCGCGGCATCCAGCTTGGCCTCAAATGGAAGGACAAGCCGCTGGTCAAGAGCGTCAAGGACCTCGCCGGCACCAAGAACCGCGTCACCGGCACCCAGCTCGGCCGCATTGCCATGGAGCTGATGGAGCTGAACCCGACGCCGATCGCCTGGGAAGAGACGCTGGACGGCCTCAAACAGGGCCTCATCGACGGCGCGGAGACCTGGGCCGCGGCGGTCGCCTACGCCAACATGTCGCCGGTGGTCTCGCAGTGCGTCAATCTTGGCTTCTTCTGCGGCACCGAGCACACCTCGATGAGCGCGTCGAAGTTCGATGAGCTGTCCGGCGACCTGCAGGACG
The Rhodobium gokarnense DNA segment above includes these coding regions:
- a CDS encoding GMC family oxidoreductase, which translates into the protein MEYDYIVVGAGSAGCVLANRLSADPKKRVLLLEAGGRDTNPWIHVPVGYFKTLHNPRTDWCFKTEPDPGLNGRSLQWPRGKVLGGSSSINGLLYIRGQREDYDHWRQLGNVGWSYDDVLPFFRRSEHQERGSDDFHGADGELSVTNLRARRDICDAYIAAAEELGVPRTDDFNGASQEGAGYFQLTAKNGLRCSSATAFLKPAKNRPNLEIVTHAHVERLVFANEAPERVDGIRYAVGNEPRLATLRAGGEVILSAGAIGSPQILQLSGIGPGALLQEMDIPIVRDLAGVGENLQDHLQVRMIYEVNVPTLNDEINNLIRRGMIGLQFVLKRSGPMAMGASQVCIFAKTRPELETPDIQFHVQPLSADKPGIEMHRFSGITSSVCQLRPESRGRIAIAAPDPRTYPKIFPNYLSALRDQETVVDAMRFSRRLVGTAALSSFIVAEKVPGAEVDGEDNLLEAARNISQTIYHPTSTCKMGHDAGAVVDDRLRVHGIEGLRVADASIMPTIVSGNTNAPTIMIGEKASAMILEDGKG
- a CDS encoding inositol monophosphatase family protein, encoding MDFSEATLATLIDIVRQAASDEIVPLFRNLPGDAIDTKAHASDFVTKADRRAEEVITARVRDAFPLATVIGEEAVADDPGLLEKIADAERSVIIDPIDGTWNFVDGLPLFGVMLAVAEGGRTKLGIVYDPLGDDWVCAIEGLGAWYGNAKGARRRLSVTPVEDFRHAVGFFSIFLFEDEVEKARMAQKLAAFHRVLTLRCSAYEYRMLALGSASFLLTPHIRPWDHAAGELIFREAGGHAALVDGRPYSPAREDGMLLLAPDEATWHALREHFEVG
- a CDS encoding TRAP transporter substrate-binding protein produces the protein MLTASEKLKGISRRDILRLTKQFGITSTLVAAGGLTGTVTLSRLAEAANSTYEKRFKTPAKHTWKFGAAGFNERNLLIERAGCLEFVRDIEERSDGAIRIEFIGSNQMCGQLDCVKKTQQGITDVFSASTQNSAGGAPYLNVLDYAYMFPTRASQYYFFYHPGSEKVLREPLRKRHGLQFLFTHCELRGIQLGLKWKDKPLVKSVKDLAGTKNRVTGTQLGRIAMELMELNPTPIAWEETLDGLKQGLIDGAETWAAAVAYANMSPVVSQCVNLGFFCGTEHTSMSASKFDELSGDLQDAVMESAYLTQVQIQAANEAALVNTVGFSDPQLPDTLFAKNNVRVAMLDDAARHEAEQMCSPEFKPEPWEKWRERLNDWSGGMDTYKTIYDIAREIPADTKPENVEPRRWWKG